The sequence below is a genomic window from Lodderomyces elongisporus chromosome 2, complete sequence.
GGATATGTATTTTGGAGCTAATGCTGGTGTCATGTATAACTTTGTTCTCAATTGCCTGACCCTGCCTTCTAATGAAATGACTATAATATTTGCATACCTACCACAATTTAATAGTCTCAAATTAGGATCCACAAGTGCAATTGAAGAGTTCTCCAAACTCTTTATCAAGTATATCAATGAGATTTCTCAACAATCTAGCAAAACACAATAGTTATAGAAAATAtagaaacagaaagaagCATAGATGTTATAGAACTTATTAAATCGCCCTTAAAACTCAATGCAGTTCTTCATACTCTTCCTCACTCAATTGTCCAATCTCTGTAACAAGTTCCTTCATTTCGTTTGATGTTTTTTGCCCAAGTTTGTTCATTAGTTGTTTGGACCACTCGATGCCAAACTCTTCGCATTTTTTAATAGTTCCACTAACATGTAAACATCTGAATATAACATTCTCCGAACAGTTATCGATCTTAGTTATTAAAGTCATTGCCCCAATAATTAGTTCAACTTGTTCACGATCACATCGTATTATTCCGGTTGATGTTTTATTTGAAAAGTACCGTACTGACATTAATTGTCCCGCTGAGCCTGCCCCCAACTCGCCATAATGTGTCTCAAGAGACTTTCTAATGGTGGAAAGAATGTTTTTGTACAAAATGTCTGGTGAAGACGATCTGTGAAGCGTGAGAAGTGATTTCTGTTGAGATGTTGCATAATCGTGAAAAGATTCGTTATGAGAAGCCAGCGACGAATTGGGAGGATATAGAATGTCAAAGAGAATGTACCTGTGCTTAACTCTGACCATTATAAAATTTGTGgatataaaatatatacatatatatatatatatatatatatatatcgtTGGTGGTATTGTTATGGTGTCAAGATACCAGTTTTGATAATGTTTCTGGTGCTCAGACTATTGTTTTATACCTCGATGAGTGTATCTTCATTTCCgatcttctctcttttacatatatacatatatacatattcatttatttactgattcttctattttgtttttttttttttgttctttttattatttaatcTTTATGTATCACAAAACTAAATATTTTTCAGTCAAGTCGCGAGCTAACAAACTATTTCCATTCAAGTTATAGATCAAAGTGAGGTTATACGCAGCCTCGGTGGCCAAATCATAATCTTCTTCCAAATGGTTGCTATCCAGAAGAGCTAAAACTCTATTATAATGCTGCACCGCAAGAGAAGATAACCCAAGCATATGAAAAAGTCTGCCAAAGTTGTACTCGACTTCCTGTTGTTCATAAATGGTAGCTTCACCGGCTTCACCGGCTTCACCAGCTTTACCAACTTCTTTTCCGCCTAGACGCAAGTCTTTGTACTCCAAAAAATAGCTGATACCTTGAAGAAGTTGATTGTGCCTATTGGATGTAAGTCTTTGCATTGATCTATGAATGTGAAGAAGCgccaaaattaaacaaatcaTGTGGTCTTTATTGTTAAACTCGTAAGCACGATTCATGTAGAAAAT
It includes:
- the POP5 gene encoding RNA-binding protein pop5 → MVRVKHRYILFDILYPPNSSSASHNESFHDYATSQQKSLLTLHRSSSPDILYKNILSTIRKSLETHYGELGAGSAGQLMSVRYFSNKTSTGIIRCDREQVELIIGAMTLITKIDNCSENVIFRCLHVSGTIKKCEEFGIEWSKQLMNKLGQKTSNEMKELVTEIGQLSEEEYEESH